In the Azospirillum formosense genome, one interval contains:
- a CDS encoding response regulator transcription factor: MHILAVDDDEPVRELLESYLASEGYRVTTAPDTAAAKKALESDPVDLVVCDLRLPDGDGLGLVRQIRTESHIPVIILSSKDQDVDRIVGLELGADDYLTKPFNPRELLARIKAVLRRVSGEGRPPRSPDDLRAVVQFANWELDLTAQRLRSQDGREVELTKAEFGLLAAFVKRPQRVLTRDQLLDLTRADGAEVFDRSIDVLILRLRRKIEANPKEPRIIKTERGAGYVFDAKVKTV; this comes from the coding sequence ATGCATATTCTCGCGGTCGATGATGACGAGCCGGTGCGCGAACTTCTGGAGTCCTATCTGGCTTCGGAAGGCTACCGCGTGACCACCGCACCGGACACGGCCGCGGCGAAGAAGGCGTTGGAGAGCGATCCTGTCGATCTGGTGGTCTGCGACCTGCGGCTTCCGGACGGCGACGGGCTGGGGCTGGTCCGCCAGATCCGCACCGAGTCGCACATCCCCGTCATCATCCTGTCGTCGAAGGACCAGGACGTGGACCGCATCGTCGGGCTGGAGCTGGGCGCCGACGACTATCTGACCAAGCCGTTCAACCCGCGCGAGCTGCTGGCCCGTATCAAGGCCGTTCTGCGCCGCGTCTCCGGCGAGGGGCGTCCGCCGCGCAGCCCCGACGATCTGCGCGCCGTCGTGCAGTTCGCCAATTGGGAGCTGGACCTGACCGCCCAGCGCCTGCGAAGCCAGGACGGGCGCGAGGTGGAGCTGACCAAGGCGGAGTTCGGCCTGCTGGCCGCCTTCGTGAAGCGCCCGCAGCGCGTGCTGACCCGGGACCAGCTGCTGGACCTGACCCGCGCCGACGGGGCGGAGGTGTTCGACCGCTCCATCGACGTGCTGATCCTGCGGCTGCGCCGCAAGATCGAGGCGAATCCGAAGGAGCCGCGGATCATCAAGACCGAGCGCGGCGCCGGCTACGTCTTCGACGCCAAGGTTAAGACGGTCTGA
- a CDS encoding STAS domain-containing protein — protein sequence MEYAYTDVDGQEGIMLSGRFTYDDSRKFHDLLADWDIGARPDVRLDLRYLTFLDSAAIGMLFVLANRCRDAKGLVTVHNAQPYIVQTMRRVALDQYVEFR from the coding sequence ATGGAGTACGCCTACACCGACGTCGACGGTCAGGAGGGGATCATGCTGTCGGGGCGCTTCACCTACGACGACAGCCGCAAGTTCCACGACCTGCTGGCGGACTGGGACATCGGCGCGCGGCCCGACGTGCGGCTGGACCTGCGCTATCTGACCTTCCTCGACTCCGCGGCGATCGGCATGCTGTTCGTCCTCGCCAACCGCTGCCGCGACGCGAAGGGGCTGGTGACGGTGCACAACGCGCAACCCTACATCGTGCAGACGATGCGGCGCGTGGCGCTCGACCAGTATGTGGAGTTCCGCTGA
- the lipB gene encoding lipoyl(octanoyl) transferase LipB has protein sequence MTDLTAPVPPAPDAIGDAVPAAAPAPARAVEWRISDTPVPYPDALAEMEARVEAIRAGTAPELVWLLEHPPLYTAGTSAREEDLLEPGRFPVYQAGRGGQFTYHGPGQRVAYVMLDLKTRGADIRAFVQDLEEWLIRTLAAFNIRGERREGRVGIWVDKGPYGGTPGQEDKIAAIGVRVRRWVSFHGVALNVEPDLSHFAGIVPCGISEHGVTSIVALGHLVTMEDVDAALIASFAEVFGGGPDGE, from the coding sequence ATGACCGACCTCACCGCCCCCGTTCCGCCCGCCCCCGACGCCATCGGCGATGCCGTTCCCGCCGCCGCTCCCGCCCCGGCCAGGGCGGTGGAATGGCGCATCAGCGACACGCCCGTCCCCTACCCCGACGCGCTGGCCGAGATGGAGGCGCGCGTCGAGGCCATCCGCGCCGGCACCGCGCCGGAACTGGTCTGGCTGCTGGAGCATCCGCCCCTCTACACCGCCGGCACCAGCGCGCGGGAGGAGGATCTGCTGGAGCCGGGCCGCTTCCCCGTCTATCAGGCCGGGCGCGGCGGGCAATTCACCTACCACGGGCCGGGCCAGCGCGTGGCCTATGTGATGCTGGACCTCAAGACCCGCGGCGCCGACATCCGCGCTTTCGTCCAGGATCTGGAGGAGTGGCTGATCCGCACGCTGGCCGCCTTCAACATCCGCGGCGAACGGCGGGAGGGCCGCGTCGGCATCTGGGTGGACAAGGGACCCTATGGCGGCACCCCCGGCCAGGAGGACAAGATCGCCGCGATCGGCGTGCGGGTGCGCCGCTGGGTCAGCTTCCACGGCGTCGCGCTGAACGTCGAGCCGGACCTGTCCCACTTCGCCGGCATCGTCCCCTGCGGCATCAGCGAGCATGGGGTGACCTCCATCGTGGCGCTCGGCCATCTCGTCACCATGGAGGATGTGGACGCCGCGCTGATCGCCAGCTTCGCGGAGGTCTTCGGCGGCGGGCCGGACGGGGAATGA
- the mgtE gene encoding magnesium transporter has protein sequence MHTDRQEPDRIQDDVPHPAERPDPPREDGEEERAYGVEPEFVEEVVERLHAGRRDELRAELDRLHPADIADLIEQLGHDDREALIGVLRPDFDGEVLSYLNHDLREEIVELFEPKELAAAVAELDTDDAVDVIEDLDEETRREVLENLPAADRALVQENLTYDEYTAGRLMQRDLVAVPQFWTVGKTIDYVRAANDELPEDFYDIFVVDPMHRVVGAVPLSRLLRQKRSVRIADLVTGEVDTIPATMDQEEVANLFRQYALVSAPVVDAGGRLIGVITVDDVVHIIDEEAEDDIGKLGGVGDTSIYRSVLETSRSRISWLGLNLFTAFAAAGVISLFEATIEQIVALAVLMPITASMGGNAGTQTLTVAVRALATRELSSSNAPRVVGKEVLVGLLNGAVFATLVGAIAATWFEPMIGLVIGCAMVINLFVAGLCGVLIPIGLDRMGVDPAVASSVFLTTMTDVIGFLSFLGLASLLLL, from the coding sequence ATGCACACCGACCGCCAGGAACCGGATCGTATCCAGGACGATGTGCCGCACCCGGCCGAACGCCCCGACCCGCCCCGCGAGGACGGCGAGGAGGAGCGCGCCTATGGTGTGGAGCCGGAATTCGTCGAGGAGGTCGTCGAACGGCTGCACGCCGGCCGGCGCGACGAGCTGCGGGCCGAGCTGGACAGGCTTCATCCCGCCGACATCGCCGATCTGATCGAGCAGCTCGGCCACGACGACCGCGAGGCGCTGATCGGCGTCCTGCGTCCCGACTTCGACGGCGAGGTGCTGAGCTACCTCAACCACGATCTGCGCGAAGAGATCGTCGAGCTGTTCGAGCCGAAGGAGCTGGCCGCCGCCGTCGCGGAACTGGACACCGACGACGCCGTCGACGTCATCGAGGACCTGGACGAGGAGACCCGGCGCGAGGTTCTGGAGAATCTGCCGGCCGCCGACCGCGCGCTGGTCCAGGAGAACCTGACCTACGACGAATACACCGCCGGCCGCCTGATGCAGCGCGATCTGGTGGCGGTGCCGCAGTTCTGGACGGTCGGAAAGACCATCGATTATGTCCGCGCCGCCAACGACGAGCTGCCGGAGGATTTCTACGACATCTTCGTCGTCGACCCGATGCACCGGGTGGTCGGGGCGGTGCCGCTGTCGCGTCTGCTGCGCCAGAAGCGGTCGGTCCGCATCGCCGATCTGGTGACGGGGGAGGTGGACACCATTCCCGCCACCATGGACCAGGAGGAGGTGGCGAACCTGTTCCGCCAATACGCCCTGGTCTCCGCCCCGGTGGTGGATGCCGGCGGGCGGCTGATCGGCGTCATCACCGTCGACGACGTGGTCCACATCATCGACGAGGAGGCCGAGGACGACATCGGCAAGCTGGGCGGCGTCGGCGATACCTCGATCTACCGCTCGGTGCTGGAAACCTCGCGCTCGCGCATTTCCTGGCTGGGGCTGAACCTGTTCACGGCCTTCGCGGCGGCGGGCGTCATCTCGCTGTTCGAGGCGACCATCGAGCAGATCGTGGCGCTGGCCGTGCTGATGCCGATCACCGCCTCGATGGGCGGCAACGCCGGGACCCAGACGCTGACCGTGGCGGTGCGCGCCCTGGCGACGCGCGAGCTGTCGTCCTCCAACGCGCCCCGCGTGGTGGGGAAGGAGGTCCTGGTCGGGCTGCTCAACGGCGCCGTCTTCGCCACGCTGGTGGGGGCCATCGCCGCGACCTGGTTCGAGCCGATGATCGGCCTCGTGATCGGCTGCGCCATGGTCATCAACCTGTTCGTCGCCGGGCTGTGCGGGGTGCTGATTCCCATCGGGCTGGATCGGATGGGCGTCGATCCGGCGGTGGCCAGTTCGGTCTTCCTGACCACCATGACCGACGTCATCGGGTTTTTGTCCTTCCTGGGGCTGGCGTCGCTTTTGTTGCTGTGA
- a CDS encoding acylphosphatase has translation MAEKEDRKAVLARIHGKVQGVWYRGWTVDAANRLGLAGWVRNRGDGTVEALFAGPADAVDRMLEACRRGPSAAIVSDIAVEPVRDPGPGVFEQRPTQ, from the coding sequence ATGGCGGAAAAGGAAGACCGCAAGGCCGTGCTGGCCCGCATTCATGGCAAGGTGCAGGGCGTGTGGTACCGCGGCTGGACCGTGGACGCTGCGAACCGGCTGGGGCTGGCCGGCTGGGTGCGCAACCGCGGCGACGGCACGGTGGAGGCGCTGTTCGCCGGCCCGGCGGACGCCGTGGACCGGATGCTGGAGGCCTGCCGCCGCGGCCCCTCCGCCGCCATTGTCAGCGACATCGCCGTGGAGCCGGTCCGCGACCCCGGCCCGGGCGTCTTCGAGCAGCGTCCGACGCAGTGA
- the ctaD gene encoding cytochrome c oxidase subunit I, with translation MTPPLDDAALPNRLPRPKEELEALKRAWKPTSGLGLLKEVNNNIIGVMYIGTALLFFVISGTLALVMRTQLAVPENDVLGHSLYNQFFTVHGTGMMFLFAVPIVEAIGVFLLPSMLAARDLPFPRLSAFAFWAYLFGGLAFFCSLIFEVAPDGGWFMYPPLTSMKFSPGINADFWLLGIGFIEISAIAGAIEIIVGILRTRPPGMTLDKIPVYCWSMLVMAGMIVFAFPAVIIATALLEIERAFDWPFFIAERGGDPLLWQHLFWFFGHPEVYIIFLPAAGLVSMMVPALAQRPLVGHDWVVVALVGTGFFSFGLWVHHMFATGIPPLSLSFFSAASMAVSVPAGIQVFAWIATLGKGRLQWTVATWFLLGFLFIFVAGGLTGVMVAVIPFDWQAHDSYFVVAHLHYVLIGGMVFPVFAGLYHWWPTLKGTMLSERLGRWAFWMMFIGFNVAFFPMHVSGLMGMPRRVYTYPGDLGWNVLNMVSTVGAFVMAFGVLLVLIDMARDAFGRGRPAPENPWKAGTLEWIPNDDYATRSIPHVRSLYPLWDNPNLSREVQEGAHYLPGAPTRRRETIVTSPIEARPQYLMPMPGPHWSHFLAGLFTAAHFICLAVQLYWVSLVPGVLAIASVFWWVWSLDKGADHPPQDVGGGWRVPVYLQGSENHSWWGTAVLLLVDGTAFACLCFTYVFLWTVSPDVWPAGTDALPGLGWLFGEAGLWIVAAGTMLLASRAVAGNRPWAMRGLLLAGLLLMLAAAVAEPYNRIGSGLVASESAYGAIVYMLASWQVFHVVILVLMTGFTLARSVAGRLHAQRRVTFDNVMLVWLYTCGQGIVSLLLVHLFPRLAV, from the coding sequence ATGACCCCACCGCTCGACGATGCCGCCCTGCCCAACCGCCTGCCGCGCCCGAAAGAGGAGCTGGAGGCGCTGAAGCGCGCCTGGAAACCGACCTCCGGCCTCGGTCTGCTGAAGGAGGTGAACAACAACATCATCGGGGTGATGTACATCGGCACGGCGCTGCTGTTCTTCGTCATCTCGGGCACGCTGGCGCTGGTCATGCGGACGCAGCTCGCCGTGCCGGAAAACGACGTGCTGGGGCACAGCCTCTACAACCAGTTCTTCACCGTGCACGGCACGGGCATGATGTTCCTGTTCGCCGTGCCGATCGTCGAAGCCATCGGTGTCTTCCTGCTGCCCTCCATGCTGGCGGCGCGCGACCTGCCCTTTCCGCGCCTGTCGGCCTTCGCCTTCTGGGCCTATCTGTTCGGCGGTCTGGCCTTCTTCTGCTCGCTGATCTTCGAGGTGGCGCCGGACGGCGGCTGGTTCATGTACCCGCCGCTGACCAGCATGAAGTTCTCGCCCGGCATCAACGCCGATTTCTGGCTGCTCGGGATCGGCTTCATCGAGATCTCGGCCATCGCCGGGGCCATCGAGATCATCGTCGGCATCCTGCGCACCCGGCCGCCCGGCATGACGCTGGACAAGATCCCGGTCTATTGCTGGTCGATGCTGGTCATGGCCGGCATGATCGTCTTCGCCTTCCCGGCGGTGATCATCGCGACCGCGCTGCTGGAGATCGAGCGCGCCTTCGACTGGCCCTTCTTCATCGCGGAGCGGGGCGGCGACCCGCTGCTCTGGCAGCACCTGTTCTGGTTCTTCGGCCATCCGGAGGTCTACATCATCTTCCTGCCGGCGGCGGGGCTGGTGTCGATGATGGTGCCGGCGCTGGCGCAGCGGCCGCTGGTCGGCCACGACTGGGTGGTGGTGGCGCTGGTCGGCACCGGCTTCTTCAGCTTCGGCCTGTGGGTGCACCACATGTTCGCCACCGGCATCCCACCGCTGAGCCTGAGCTTCTTCTCCGCCGCCAGCATGGCCGTGTCGGTGCCCGCCGGCATCCAGGTCTTCGCCTGGATCGCCACGCTGGGCAAGGGGCGGCTGCAATGGACGGTGGCGACGTGGTTCCTGCTGGGCTTCCTGTTCATCTTCGTGGCCGGCGGCCTGACCGGCGTGATGGTGGCGGTCATCCCCTTCGACTGGCAGGCCCATGACAGCTACTTCGTGGTGGCGCACCTGCATTATGTGCTGATCGGCGGCATGGTCTTCCCGGTCTTCGCCGGACTGTATCACTGGTGGCCGACGCTGAAGGGCACCATGCTGTCGGAGCGGCTGGGGCGCTGGGCCTTCTGGATGATGTTCATCGGCTTCAACGTCGCCTTCTTCCCCATGCACGTCAGCGGCCTGATGGGCATGCCGCGCCGCGTCTACACCTACCCGGGGGATCTCGGCTGGAACGTCCTGAACATGGTCTCGACCGTCGGGGCCTTCGTGATGGCCTTCGGCGTCCTGCTGGTGCTGATCGACATGGCGCGCGACGCCTTCGGCCGGGGGCGCCCGGCGCCGGAGAATCCGTGGAAGGCGGGAACGCTGGAGTGGATTCCGAACGACGACTACGCGACGCGCAGCATCCCGCACGTTCGCTCGCTCTACCCGCTGTGGGACAACCCCAACCTGTCGCGCGAGGTGCAGGAGGGCGCCCATTACCTGCCCGGCGCCCCGACCCGCCGGCGGGAGACCATCGTGACCAGCCCGATCGAGGCGCGGCCCCAGTATCTGATGCCGATGCCCGGCCCGCACTGGAGCCATTTCCTCGCCGGGCTGTTCACCGCCGCCCACTTCATCTGTCTGGCCGTGCAGCTCTACTGGGTGTCGCTGGTGCCGGGGGTGCTGGCCATCGCCTCGGTCTTCTGGTGGGTGTGGAGCCTGGACAAGGGGGCCGACCACCCGCCGCAGGACGTCGGCGGCGGCTGGCGGGTGCCGGTCTATCTCCAGGGATCTGAGAACCATTCCTGGTGGGGGACGGCGGTCCTGCTGCTGGTCGACGGGACGGCCTTCGCCTGCCTGTGCTTCACCTACGTCTTCCTGTGGACGGTCAGCCCGGACGTCTGGCCGGCGGGCACCGACGCCCTGCCGGGGCTGGGATGGCTGTTCGGCGAGGCGGGGCTCTGGATCGTGGCGGCGGGGACGATGCTGCTGGCGAGCCGCGCCGTGGCCGGCAACCGTCCCTGGGCGATGCGGGGACTGCTGCTCGCCGGTCTCCTGCTGATGCTGGCCGCCGCGGTGGCCGAGCCCTACAACCGCATCGGCAGCGGCCTCGTGGCGTCGGAAAGCGCCTATGGCGCCATCGTCTACATGCTGGCCTCCTGGCAGGTCTTCCACGTCGTGATCCTGGTCCTGATGACCGGCTTCACGCTGGCGCGCTCCGTCGCCGGGCGGCTGCACGCGCAGCGCCGCGTCACCTTCGACAACGTGATGCTGGTGTGGCTCTACACCTGCGGTCAGGGGATCGTGTCCCTTCTGCTGGTGCATCTGTTCCCGCGTCTGGCGGTGTGA
- a CDS encoding PaaI family thioesterase: MPKTFEPRDPDWEARCRAGFERQPICKTLGIELTRLEPGFCEMRLPFRADLTQQHGFFHAGMVSTLADNAGGYAGYTLMPAGSEVLAVEFKVNLMSPAKGEVMIARARVLKPGRTLTVTSVEISMLDGGVEKDCAIMQQTLFCQGPA, from the coding sequence GTGCCCAAGACCTTCGAACCGCGCGATCCGGACTGGGAGGCGCGCTGCCGCGCCGGCTTCGAGCGCCAGCCGATCTGCAAGACGCTGGGGATCGAGCTGACGCGGCTGGAGCCCGGCTTCTGCGAGATGCGCCTGCCGTTCCGCGCCGACCTGACGCAGCAGCACGGCTTCTTCCACGCGGGCATGGTCAGCACGCTGGCCGACAACGCCGGTGGCTACGCCGGCTACACGCTGATGCCGGCGGGCAGCGAGGTCCTGGCGGTGGAGTTCAAGGTCAATCTGATGTCGCCGGCCAAGGGCGAGGTGATGATCGCCCGCGCCCGCGTGTTGAAGCCGGGCCGCACCCTGACCGTCACCAGCGTCGAGATCTCGATGCTCGACGGCGGGGTGGAGAAGGACTGCGCCATCATGCAGCAAACCCTGTTCTGCCAAGGCCCCGCCTGA
- a CDS encoding thiazole synthase yields MNDTLTIAGREFRSRLFLGTAGYPNQQVMLDALEASGSELVTLAIRRISLDGYSESLVDVIGDRAGLLPNTAGCLTAKEAVLTAQLAREALGVDWIKLEVIGDRELLYPDVEELLRATEELVADGFTVLPYCNDDPVTCRKLADLGAAAVMPLGAFIGSGLGIRNPHAIETICARSPVPVVLDAGIGTASDAALAMELGCAAVLLNTAVSKARDPVRMAAAMRDAVAAGRSARLAGRMPKRAFAEASSPQLGLIGT; encoded by the coding sequence ATGAACGACACGCTCACCATAGCGGGCCGTGAGTTCCGCTCGCGCCTGTTTCTCGGCACCGCCGGCTACCCGAACCAGCAGGTCATGCTCGACGCGCTTGAGGCCAGCGGCAGCGAGCTGGTCACCCTCGCCATCCGCCGCATCAGCCTGGACGGCTATTCGGAAAGCCTCGTCGACGTCATCGGCGACCGCGCCGGGCTTCTGCCCAACACCGCCGGCTGCCTGACCGCCAAGGAGGCGGTGCTGACCGCGCAGCTCGCCCGCGAGGCGCTGGGCGTGGACTGGATCAAGCTGGAGGTCATCGGCGACCGCGAGCTGCTCTATCCCGACGTCGAGGAACTGCTGCGCGCGACGGAGGAGCTGGTGGCCGACGGCTTCACCGTTCTGCCCTACTGCAACGACGATCCGGTGACCTGCCGCAAGCTCGCCGACCTGGGCGCGGCGGCGGTGATGCCGCTGGGCGCCTTCATCGGCTCCGGCCTGGGCATCCGCAACCCGCACGCCATCGAGACGATCTGCGCGCGCAGCCCGGTGCCGGTGGTGCTGGACGCCGGGATCGGCACGGCGTCGGACGCCGCCCTGGCGATGGAACTGGGCTGCGCCGCCGTCCTGCTGAACACCGCGGTGTCGAAGGCGCGCGATCCGGTGCGCATGGCGGCGGCGATGCGCGACGCGGTGGCGGCGGGGCGGTCGGCCCGTCTGGCCGGGCGCATGCCGAAACGCGCCTTCGCGGAGGCGTCGAGCCCGCAGCTCGGCTTGATCGGAACGTAA
- a CDS encoding NnrU family protein, producing MTGTIAHLSAAGLFLLLTHFGISSTPLRAALVGRLGEKPYLGLYSLISALAFWWLVAAYNAAPTVPVWPPAGGLAWVPVLLVPVALVLLVAGLTTPNPTSVGQEKLLTGDREPVRGILRVTRNPFLWGVGLWAVAHMVPNGDLASLILFGTLALLALGGSVLIDAKLARRLGAEWDRYAARTSNLPFAAILAGRQSLVWREIGWWRPAVALLLYGGLLHLHRMLFGVSPLPW from the coding sequence ATGACCGGCACCATCGCCCATCTGTCCGCCGCGGGGCTGTTCCTGCTGCTGACGCATTTCGGCATTTCCAGCACGCCGCTGCGCGCGGCGCTGGTCGGACGGCTGGGCGAGAAGCCCTATCTCGGCCTCTATTCGCTGATCTCGGCGCTGGCCTTCTGGTGGCTGGTGGCGGCCTACAACGCGGCGCCCACCGTGCCCGTGTGGCCGCCCGCCGGCGGGCTGGCCTGGGTGCCGGTCCTGCTGGTGCCGGTCGCCCTGGTCCTGCTCGTCGCCGGGCTCACCACCCCGAACCCGACCTCGGTCGGACAGGAGAAGCTGCTGACCGGAGACCGGGAGCCGGTCCGCGGCATCCTGCGGGTGACGCGGAACCCGTTCCTCTGGGGCGTCGGGCTGTGGGCGGTCGCCCACATGGTGCCGAACGGCGATCTCGCCTCGCTGATCCTGTTCGGCACGCTCGCCCTGCTGGCGCTGGGCGGCAGCGTCCTGATCGACGCGAAGCTGGCGCGGCGGCTGGGGGCGGAGTGGGACCGCTACGCCGCCCGCACCTCCAACCTGCCCTTCGCGGCGATCCTGGCCGGGCGCCAGAGCCTCGTCTGGCGGGAGATCGGCTGGTGGCGCCCGGCGGTGGCTCTGCTGCTTTACGGCGGGCTGCTGCACCTGCACCGGATGCTGTTCGGCGTGTCGCCGCTGCCCTGGTGA
- the thiO gene encoding glycine oxidase ThiO: MVSAPSFHSHSARSDCAKPTVAVIGAGVIGLSIAWKLAVAGCRVEVFDRGAAGRGASHAAGGMLAACVETEPGEESLLPLTRASQDLWPAFAAELEAASGMAADLRTEGTMVIALNADDAAKVRFLHDFQTKLGLPVEWLSGAEVRRREPYLQPGVAGALFCAGDHQVDNRKVAAALHAAALRAGAVVHEHAEVSRIEIRGGRAVGVQVGDRLFEADRVVLAAGAWSGWIDGMPPAVRPPVRPVKGQMLCLRMDARLPLLRHVVWTPGTYLIPRLDGRLLVGATTEERGFDDRLTAGGQFALLEGAWRALPGIAELPIEESWAGFRPGTRDDAPILGLSEVEGLVYATGHHRNGILLTPVTAESIARLILTGEADPVIRPFALDRFAQPKGAAA; the protein is encoded by the coding sequence ATGGTATCCGCGCCCTCATTTCATTCCCATTCCGCACGTTCCGATTGTGCCAAGCCCACCGTCGCCGTCATCGGCGCCGGGGTGATCGGCCTGTCCATCGCCTGGAAGCTGGCCGTCGCCGGTTGCCGGGTCGAGGTCTTCGACCGCGGCGCGGCCGGCCGGGGCGCCAGCCACGCCGCGGGCGGCATGCTCGCCGCCTGCGTGGAGACCGAGCCCGGCGAAGAGAGCCTTCTGCCGCTGACCCGCGCCTCGCAGGATCTGTGGCCCGCCTTCGCGGCGGAGCTGGAGGCCGCCTCCGGCATGGCGGCGGACCTGCGCACCGAAGGCACCATGGTCATCGCGCTGAACGCCGACGACGCGGCGAAGGTGCGCTTCCTGCATGATTTCCAGACCAAGCTCGGCTTGCCCGTGGAATGGCTGAGCGGAGCGGAGGTGCGGCGGCGCGAGCCCTATCTCCAGCCCGGCGTGGCCGGGGCGCTGTTCTGCGCCGGCGATCATCAGGTGGACAACCGCAAGGTCGCCGCCGCCCTGCACGCCGCCGCCCTGCGGGCCGGCGCCGTGGTGCACGAGCACGCCGAGGTCAGCCGCATCGAGATCCGCGGCGGCCGCGCCGTCGGCGTCCAGGTCGGGGACCGGCTTTTCGAAGCCGACCGGGTGGTGCTTGCGGCCGGGGCGTGGTCGGGCTGGATCGACGGAATGCCCCCGGCGGTTCGTCCGCCGGTGCGCCCGGTGAAGGGGCAGATGCTCTGCCTGCGCATGGACGCCCGGCTGCCGCTGCTGCGTCATGTGGTGTGGACGCCGGGCACCTACCTGATCCCGCGGCTGGATGGGCGGCTGCTGGTCGGTGCCACGACGGAGGAACGCGGCTTCGACGACCGGCTGACCGCCGGGGGCCAGTTTGCCCTGCTGGAGGGGGCGTGGCGCGCCCTGCCGGGCATCGCCGAACTGCCCATCGAGGAAAGCTGGGCCGGCTTCCGCCCCGGCACCCGCGACGACGCCCCGATCCTCGGCCTCTCGGAGGTGGAGGGGCTGGTCTACGCCACCGGTCACCACCGCAACGGCATCCTGCTGACCCCGGTCACCGCGGAGTCGATCGCGCGGCTGATCCTGACCGGGGAGGCCGATCCGGTGATCCGCCCCTTCGCGCTCGACCGCTTCGCCCAGCCCAAGGGAGCCGCGGCATGA
- a CDS encoding DUF2189 domain-containing protein: MTIRNPAEWGAAHFKSWSHGLAEAGHAIAPPARERTALEPTVRRIRSDDLRDALRKGLHDFMACRTDVLFIALIYPLVGLLLAELLLDGNALHLLFPLASGFVLIGPFAAVGLYEMSRRRERGDRVSWADAFAVARSPAFGAILAMGAILTAVFLLWLVAAQLIYMATLAPLAPEGWSAFTHALFTTRAGWSMIVLGVGVGFLFAVLALAISVVSFPLLMDRRVGVATAIRTSVRATLRNPEPMALWGLIVAGGLLLGSLPAFVGLVIVMPVLGHATWHLYRRLIPE; the protein is encoded by the coding sequence ATGACCATCCGAAACCCTGCGGAATGGGGAGCGGCCCATTTCAAATCCTGGTCCCACGGCTTGGCCGAGGCGGGCCACGCCATCGCCCCGCCGGCGCGGGAACGGACGGCCCTGGAGCCCACGGTGCGGCGCATCCGCAGCGATGACCTGCGCGACGCGCTGAGGAAAGGGCTCCATGACTTCATGGCCTGCCGCACCGACGTCCTCTTCATCGCGCTGATCTACCCGCTGGTCGGGCTGCTGCTGGCCGAACTGCTGCTCGACGGGAACGCGCTGCACCTGCTGTTCCCGCTGGCCTCCGGCTTCGTGCTGATCGGCCCCTTCGCCGCGGTCGGCCTCTACGAGATGAGCCGCCGGCGCGAGCGGGGCGACCGAGTGTCCTGGGCGGACGCCTTCGCGGTGGCGCGCTCCCCGGCCTTCGGGGCGATCCTGGCGATGGGGGCGATCCTGACGGCGGTGTTCCTGCTGTGGCTGGTGGCCGCACAGCTCATCTACATGGCGACCCTCGCCCCGCTGGCGCCGGAGGGCTGGAGCGCCTTCACCCACGCCCTGTTCACCACCCGCGCCGGCTGGAGCATGATCGTGCTGGGGGTCGGGGTCGGCTTCCTGTTCGCCGTCCTGGCGCTGGCGATCAGCGTGGTCAGCTTCCCGCTCCTCATGGACCGCCGGGTCGGCGTGGCGACGGCCATCCGCACCTCCGTCCGCGCCACGCTGAGGAATCCCGAACCCATGGCGCTGTGGGGCCTGATCGTGGCGGGCGGGCTGCTGCTCGGCTCGCTGCCCGCCTTCGTCGGGCTGGTGATCGTCATGCCGGTGCTCGGCCACGCCACATGGCACCTTTACCGCCGCCTGATTCCGGAGTGA
- the thiS gene encoding sulfur carrier protein ThiS — protein sequence MSARIRVNGREEDLAAPTVAALLAARGIAAGTRGVAVALNGAVLPSRRWEETPLSAGDALEIIRPVQGG from the coding sequence ATGAGCGCGCGCATCCGCGTGAACGGGCGGGAGGAGGACCTCGCCGCCCCCACCGTCGCCGCCCTGCTGGCCGCGCGGGGAATCGCCGCGGGCACGCGCGGGGTCGCCGTCGCCCTGAACGGCGCTGTCCTGCCGTCCCGCCGCTGGGAGGAGACTCCCCTGTCCGCGGGCGACGCCCTGGAGATCATCCGTCCCGTCCAAGGCGGCTGA
- a CDS encoding Rid family hydrolase: protein MDDGRSGAGGLADGAPDGRPDVGARAPVTIGAGAAERRWVFVSGTSGVDAERRTMAVDVEEQARQTLRNIRRTLRRSDADLSDVVRMRVYLADSADFPRIQPILAEEFRDRPPIGTTMVCPLADPRARIEIEVTARC, encoded by the coding sequence ATGGACGATGGCAGGAGCGGAGCCGGGGGTCTGGCCGATGGGGCGCCCGATGGGCGGCCGGACGTCGGCGCGCGGGCTCCGGTGACGATTGGAGCGGGGGCTGCGGAGCGGCGGTGGGTGTTCGTGTCCGGAACCTCCGGCGTCGATGCGGAGCGCCGGACGATGGCCGTCGATGTGGAGGAGCAGGCCCGCCAGACCTTGCGCAACATCCGCAGGACCCTGCGGCGATCGGATGCGGATTTGTCGGATGTGGTGCGGATGCGGGTCTATCTGGCGGATTCCGCCGACTTTCCCCGGATTCAGCCGATCCTGGCGGAGGAGTTCCGCGACCGCCCGCCCATCGGCACGACCATGGTCTGCCCGCTGGCCGACCCGCGCGCGCGGATCGAGATCGAGGTCACCGCGCGCTGCTGA